A single Corvus hawaiiensis isolate bCorHaw1 chromosome 26, bCorHaw1.pri.cur, whole genome shotgun sequence DNA region contains:
- the DSG2 gene encoding desmoglein-2, with the protein MPRGPAAAVRLLALLICLNYGNGLYVKVYNRNYRSGVLSHPNSLIRQKREWTVPPAFIREEEDNSYKNPIARIHSDLEDTGIVVTYTISGQGVTEPPYGLFVINGKTGDLNITGRVDREKTPVLLVRGHALDKNGAKLEEPIDLPIKVVDINDNFPVFSHEIFVGSIEELSETGTIVMRINATDADEPNNLNSKIAFRIVSQSPSAAFSMDKNTGEVRVAKINLDREAQSSYSLVVEAKDRGGEIGGNAATCSLEIKILDVNDNLPVVESHTFEGSIEENRANVEIMRIKVFDKDEEFSDNWLANFTFVSGNEDGFFQIVTDTQTNEGILTVVKELDYEKMQSLNLGVVVTNKAEFHKSIKPSYKAETIPIKIKVINVREGPVFPGGTKIIEASEKLQIKQVIGQYQAYDEDTGKIAEHITYRKEKDAANWITVDSVTGEIRLAKNLDYESPHVVNGTYTITMLGVTTDSPKKTVTGTVVIQVKDENDNCPVIVNPVQTVCSDTKLVDVTAHDLDGYPNSYPFSFTVIDEPQGTAEKWIIASGNDTSIQLVPQNLKPGRTEVPMLIKDFQGVSCAVPQSLQLTVCECADDGVCQEKFIGAKSVGLGPAAVALIILAFLLLLLVPLLLLLCPGGLGAKGFGGAKTFADIPDHSEAMLREWNSEGAAPEEKPVLSFIPPTALGNLRGATTAAAAGAAGAAAAAGMSGETVAGAGSSASHVGEHHSTITRERWEEQRHLLSGANYGAMAAGAAEGMTGTDSRTVVSGGGVAVGAAGAMNEEFLRDYFNDKAVSFADEDEEQAAKDCLLIYSQGESGSPHGSVGCCSFIEGDLDDHFLDDLGDKFKTLAEICIGRQINLKDGGSKNESGFGLSEAKSQFLDQQNASSSEQAFASGSHFQSIPPMHTGSSTGESTLSKEVVTETTFSTSHSGQYNGLHLPTGHAETNVTMTETSYSGGAPAHSATVFLDPQCKENVVVTERVLAPASSIQGMVKIPDLPHGSNMVVTERMVKSAGVGPGTLTVQDLPDSQYVVVRERERVLVPAAEQGLLSFPTSTEERSTVLNERVVTASRLQSRAEQATGASSGRQEHVLITDSPLDLMGSDLQGPPPASATLSKSSRVTKYSTVQYSRS; encoded by the exons ATCTGTTTGAATTATGGAAATGGGCTCTACGTGAAG GTTTATAATCGAAATTACAGGAGTGGCGTGTTGTCTCATCCCAACAGCCTAATCAGACAGAAGCGAGAATGGACGGTCCCTCCAGCTTTCATACGGGAGGAAGAGGACAATTCCTATAAGAATCCAATTGCTAGA ATACATTCAGATCTTGAAGATACAGGGATAGTAGTAACTTACACTATATCTGGTCAAGGAGTAACAGAACCCCCTTATGGATTATTTGTTATCAATGGAAAGACTGGTGACCTGAACATAACAGGAAGGGTGGACAGAGAGAAGACTCCAGTTCTGCTT GTCCGAGGCCACGCACTAGATAAGAATGGGGCAAAACTGGAAGAGCCAATAGATCTCCCAATTAAAGTTGTGGACATAAATGATAATTTCCCAGTGTTTTCACATGAAATTTTTGTTGGTTCAATTGAAGAATTAAGTGAAACAG GTACAATTGTAATGAGGATAAATGCAACAGATGCAGATGAGCCGAATAACCTAAATTCCAAAATTGCTTTCAGGATTGTTTCCCAAAGCCCTAGTGCTGCATTCAGCATGGATAAGAATACTGGCGAGGTTCGAGTAGCAAAAATAAACCTTGACAGAGAG GCACAAAGTAGCTATTCTTTGGTGGTGGAAGCAAAGGACCGTGGTGGTGAAATAGGTGGGAATGCTGCAACGTGTTCTTTAGAAATCAAGATTTTGGATGTCAATGACAATCTGCCTGTTGTTGAAAGTCATACA TTTGAAGGAAGCATtgaagaaaacagagcaaatgTGGAAATTATGCGAATAAAAGTATTTGACAAAGATGAAGAGTTTTCTGATAACTGGCTGGCAAACTTTACTTTTGTTTCTGGCAATGAAGATGGTTTTTTCCAAATTGTAACAGACACCCAAACAAATGAAGGAATTTTGACTGTTGTGAAA GAGCTGGATtatgaaaaaatgcaaagccTAAACTTGGGTGTTGTTGTTACAAACAAAGCAGAGTTCCACAAGTCGATTAAACCCAGTTACAAAGCAGAAACAATTCCAATCAAAATTAAGGTGATCAATGTGCGGGAAGGCCCTGTGTTTCCTGGTGGCACAAAAATTATTGAAGCAAGTGAGAAACTGCAGATAAAACAGGTTATTGGACAGTATCAAGCCTATGATGAAGACACTGGAAAAATAGCAGAACATATTAc atacaggaaagaaaaagatgccGCAAACTGGATCACTGTAGACTCAGTCACAGGTGAAATCCGACTTGCTAAAAATCTTGATTACGAATCACCTCATGTAGTAAATGGTACCTACACTATCACCATGTTGGGTGTAACTACTG ATTCCCCAAAGAAAACGGTCACTGGCACAGTTGTCATTCAAGTTAAAGATGAAAACGATAACTGCCCAGTTATTGTGAACCCTGTGCAGACAGTGTGTTCAGATACAAAACTAGTTGATGTTACAGCTCATGATTTGGATGGTTACCCAAACAGTTATCCCTTCAGCTTTACTGTCATTGATGAGCCACAAGGGACAGCAGAAAAATGGATAATTGCATCTGGAAATg ACACCAGCATACAGCTGGTACCACAAAACCTGAAGCCAGGCAGAACGGAAGTTCCCATGCTAATTAAAGACTTCCAAGGggtcagctgtgctgtgccacagtCACTGCAGCTGACTGTTTGTGAGTGTGCAGATGATGGAGTATGCCAAGAGAAGTTTATTGGCGCGAAGTCGGTGGGTCTGGGACCAGCAGCGGTTGCATTAATCATCTTGGCGTTTTTACTTCTGCTGC TTGTTCCACTGTTactgctgctgtgtcctggtggCTTGGGAGCAAAGGGATTCGGTGGAGCAAAGACATTTGCTGACATACCAGACCACAGCGAAGCGATGTTGCGTGAGTGGAACAGTGAAGGAGCAGCTCCGGAGGAGAAG CCAGTGCTAAGCTTCATTCCACCCACTGCGCTTGGGAACTTGAGAGgagcaacaacagcagcagcagccggagcagctggagcagcagcggcagcaggaATGAGTGGAGAAACTGTAGCAGGAGCAGGTAGCTCTGCCTCTCACGTAGGAGAGCATCACAGCACTATTACCAGGGAAAGATGGGAAGAGCAAAGGCATCTGCTTTCTGGTGCCAACTATGGAGCCATGGCAGCTGGAGCGGCTGAAGGCATGACAGGTACAGACAGCAGGACAGTTGTGTCTGGAGGAGGAgttgctgtgggagcagcaggagccatgAATGAAGAATTCTTAAGAGACTACTTCAATGAC AAAGCTGTCTCTTTTGCGGATGAAGATGAAGAGCAAGCTGCAAAAGACTGTCTCCTGATTTATTCCCAGGGAGAATCAGGCTCCCCTCACGGCTCTGTCGGCTGCTGCAGCTTTATTGAGGGGGATCTTGATGACCATTTTCTTGATGATTTAGGAGACAAGTTTAAGACTCTAGCAGAAATATGTATAGGCAGACAGATCAACCTGAAAGACGGTGGCTCCAAGAATGAATCAGGTTTTGGTCTCAGTGAAGCAAAGTCGCAGTTCTTAGATCAGCAAAATGCTTCCAGCTCTGAACAAGCCTTTGCCTCAGGCAGTCATTTCCAATCCATCCCACCCATGCACACAGGCAGTAGCACAGGAGAAAGCACCCTGTCCAAGGAGGTGGTCACAGAAACAACCTTTTCAACATCCCATTCTGGGCAGTACAATGGCCTGCACCTTCCCACAGGCCATGCGGAGACCAATGTCACCATGACAGAAACATCCTATTCTGGGGGGGCTCCTGCCCACTCGGCCACTGTGTTTTTAGACCCCCAGTGTAAGGAGAACGTAGTGGTGACAGAGAGAGTGCTGGCACCTGCATCGAGCATTCAGGGGATGGTGAAAATCCCTGATTTGCCCCATGGAAGTAACATGGTGGTTACAGAGAGGATGGTGAAGTCGGCAGGTGTGGGGCCAGGAACCCTGACAGTTCAGGATCTTCCTGACTCCCAGTACGTCGTGGTGAGGGAGCGAGAGAGGGTGCTTGTGCCCGCTGCCGAGCAGGGCTTGCTCAGCTTCCCCACTTCGACAGAGGAACGCAGCACGGTGCTGAATGAAAGGGTGGTGACAGCCTcgaggctgcagagcagagctgaacaGGCAACAGGTGCCAGCTCAGGAAGGCAAGAGCATGTGCTGATCACAGACTCCCCGCTTGATCTGATGGGCTCTGACTTACAAGGGCCACCTCCTGCCAGTGCCACACTGAGCAAGTCTTCCAGGGTCACCAAATACAGCACAGTGCAGTACTCTCGCTCATAG